The Glycine soja cultivar W05 chromosome 8, ASM419377v2, whole genome shotgun sequence genome has a window encoding:
- the LOC114423080 gene encoding mediator of RNA polymerase II transcription subunit 28-like: MGDRLVVDQQHTGDAQLPSSPPSKDDMVSCVMALEAALLPCLPARELQAIDRSPHPSHQIDVDRYARDFMEAAKKLQLYFISLQREDKPTKLEMLRKEVALMEEELNKKNELIKKQENLIQEWKKELKDQLDKHKIELDRV; this comes from the exons ATGGGTGATAGGCTAGTAGTTGACCAACAGCACACGGGTGATGCACAACTTCCATCTTCTCCTCCCTCAAAAGATGATATGGTTTCGTGTGTTATGGCTTTGGAGGCTGCTTTGCTTCCCTGTTTGCCAGCCAGAGAACTTCAAGCAATAGACCGTTCCCCCCACCCTTCACATCAAA ttgatgtggATAGGTATGCAAGAGATTTTATGGAGGCTGCCAAGAAGCTTCAGCTTTATTTTATCAGCCTGCAACGAGAGGATAAGCCAACAAAACTTGAAATGCTTAGAAAG GAGGTTGCTCTCATGGAAGAGGagcttaacaaaaaaaatgagctgataaaaaagcaagaaaatttAATTCAGGAGTGGAAGAAAGAGTTGAAAGATCAGTTGGACAAACACAAGATTGAGTTGGATAGGGTTTAG
- the LOC114421926 gene encoding neutral/alkaline invertase 3, chloroplastic-like → MSLGTSKAVFQVLSRAVPQTGYNDSLVNSSDLALHSQFRVKCIKKRSSRHRDLIECSSMLQSRLITQQFQWMGVSFHDYKTYSRPRLQTCKCQQAESASGITTGDENGSRLVNDGETSNSVSNGMSAKHILEFEDVEAQQLKQEKEVLSSNLTNGSITDSFDTIGRNSIEEEAWDLLRESVVYYCGNPIGTIAAKDPTSSNVLNYDQVFIRDFIPSGIAFLLKGEYDIVRNFILYTLQLQSWEKTMDCHSPGQGLMPASFKVRTVPLDGDDSATEEVLDPDFGEAAIGRVAPVDSGLWWIILLRAYGKCSGDLSVQERVDVQTGIKMILKLCLADGFDMFPTLLVTDGSCMIDRRMGIHGHPLEIQALFYSALLCAREMLTPEDGSADLIRALNNRLVALSFHIREYYWIDMKKLNEIYRYKTEEYSYDAVNKFNIYPDQISPWLVEWMPNKGGYLIGNLQPAHMDFRFFSLGNLWSVVNSLATEEQSHAILDLIEAKWSDLVAEMPFKICYPALDGQEWQIITGSDPKNTPWSYHNAGSWPTLLWQLTVACIKMKRTHIAAKAVEIAERRILRDRWPEYYDTKRSRFVGKQSRLYQTWSIAGYLVAKLLLADPSKANTLITEEDSELVNALISANPRGKRGRKNLRQTYIV, encoded by the exons ATGTCCCTGGGTACATCCAAGGCAGTTTTTCAGGTTCTGTCCAGGGCTGTGCCTCAAACTGGGTATAATGATTCTCTTGTGAACTCTTCAGATTTAGCATTACATTCCCAGTTTCGAGTAAAATGTATCAAGAAAAGATCCTCAAGGCATAGGGATTTAATTGAGTGTTCTAGCATGCTTCAGAGTAGGTTAATAACTCAACAATTTCAGTGGATGGGTGTCAGTTTCCATGACTACAAGACCTATAGTCGTCCACGGCTGCAGACATGCAAATGCCAACAGGCTGAAAGTGCGAGTGGAATAACTACAGGAGATGAAAATGGATCAAGACTTGTGAATGATGGTGAAACATCAAATTCAGTAAGCAATGGGATGAGTGCAAAGCATATCCTAGAGTTTGAGGATGTCGAAGCCCAACAGTTGAAACAGGAAAAGGAGGTTTTGTCATCTAATCTTACAAATGGATCTATTACAGACAGCTTTGACACAATTGGCCGCAACTCTATTGAGGAAGAAGCATGGGACCTACTAAGGGAATCTGTAGTTTATTATTGTGGCAATCCAATTGGAACTATTGCTGCAAAGGACCCAACCAGTTCCAATGTTTTGAATTATGACCAGGTCTTTATTCGTGATTTCATTCCTTCTGGAATTGCCTTCCTATTGAAGGGGGAGTATGATATTGTTCGGAATTTTATCCTTTATACACTTCAGTTGCAG AGCTGGGAGAAAACAATGGATTGTCATAGTCCAGGACAAGGTTTGATGCCTGCTAGTTTTAAGGTTAGGACAGTTCCTTTGGACGGTGATGATTCTGCAACAGAAGAAGTTTTGGATCCTGACTTTGGAGAGGCAGCCATTGGTCGTGTTGCTCCAGTTGATTcag GATTGTGGTGGATTATTTTATTACGAGCATACGGAAAATGCTCTGGTGATCTATCAGTTCAGGAGAGAGTTGATGTTCAAACAGGAATTAAGATGATTTTGAAGTTGTGTCTTGCTGATGGCTTTGACATGTTCCCAACCTTATTAGTAACTGATGGTTCTTGCATGATAGATCGGAGGATGGGAATTCATGGGCATCCTTTGGAGATTCAG GCACTGTTTTATTCTGCCTTACTTTGTGCACGTGAGATGCTTACTCCAGAGGATGGATCAGCTGATCTTATACGGGCACTGAACAACCGTCTGGTAGCTCTTTCATTTCATATTAGAGAATACTATTGGATtgatatgaaaaaattaaatgagattTACCGTTACAAGACAGAGGAGTACTCATATGATGCAGTTAATAAGTTCAACATATACCCAGACCAGATTTCTCCTTGGTTAGTGGAATGGATGCCAAACAAAGGAGGCTATTTAATTGGCAACCTACAACCAGCTCACATGGATTTCCGATTTTTTTCACTGGGAAACTTGTGGTCTGTCGTAAACAGTTTGGCCACTGAGGAACAATCACATGCCATTTTGGATCTTATTGAGGCCAAATGGTCAGATTTGGTGGCAGAGATGCCATTCAAGATTTGTTATCCTGCTCTTGATGGTCAGGAGTGGCAGATAATCACAGGCAGTGATCCTAAGAACAC GCCTTGGTCCTACCATAATGCAGGCTCCTGGCCAACACTGCTCTGGCAG CTCACCGTTGCATGCATAAAGATGAAGAGAACACATATTGCTGCAAAAGCTGTTGAGATTGCCGAGAGACGCATATTAAGAGACAGGTGGCCAGAATATTATGACACAAAGAGATCTCGATTCGTCGGAAAGCAATCTCGACTATATCAGACTTGGTCAATCGCAGGATACCTTGTGGCGAAGCTGCTGCTTGCAGACCCAAGTAAAGCAAACACATTGATCACTGAAGAGGATTCTGAGCTTGTGAATGCCTTGATAAGTGCCAACCCTAGAGGAAAGCGAGGGCGCAAAAATTTGAGGCAGACTTACATTGTATGA
- the LOC114422101 gene encoding UDP-rhamnose/UDP-galactose transporter 4-like — protein sequence MCSATKGDRKTALDVASWMFNIVTSVGIILVNKALMATYGFSFATTLTGLHFATTTLLTVFLKWLGYIQTSHLPLPDLIKFVLFANFSIVGMNVSLMWNSVGFYQIAKLSMIPVSCFLEVILDNVRYSRDTKLSISLVLLGVAVCTVTDVSVNAKGFIAAAVAVWSTSLQQYYVHFLQRKYSLGSFNLLGHTAPVQAASLLLVGPFLDYWLTKKRVDAYNYGFTSTLFIIISCTIAVGTNLSQFICIGRFTAVSFQVLGHMKTILVLALGFVFFRKEGVNLQVILGMTIAIAGMIWYGNASSKPGGKERLSLPLNHTPKTQEYNVLPVSSEMDQEI from the exons ATGTGTTCAGCAACCAAGGGCGATAGGAAGACTGCACTTGATGTGGCATCATGGATGTTCAATATAGTCACATCTGTCGGAATAATCCTTGTGAATAAAGCCCTCATGGCTACATATGGTTTCAGCTTTG CTACAACGTTAACTGGTCTGCATTTTGCCACAACAACCTTGCTGACAGTCTTTCTTAAGTGGCTGGGATATATCCAAACCTCCCACCTTCCCTTACCTGATCTTATCAAATTTGTCTTATTTGCAAATTTCTCTATTGTCGGCATGAATGTGAGTTTGATGTGGAACTCTGTCGGTTTCTATCAG ATTGCTAAGCTGAGTATGATTCCAGTATCTTGTTTCCTGGAAGTTATCTTGGACAATGTGCGATATTCAAGGGACACAAAACTTAGCATTTCTCTAGTTCTCCTTGGCGTTGCTGTATGTACAGTCACTGATGTGAGTGTCAATGCTAAGGGTTTTATAGCTGCTGCAGTGGCAGTTTGGAGCACCTCACTACAGCAGTAT TATGTGCATTTTCTTCAGAGGAAGTATTCTCTTGGATCGTTTAACTTGTTGGGCCACACTGCACCAGTACAGGCAGCAAGTTTACTACTAGTAGGTCCCTTTTTGGACTATTGGCTGACAAAAAAACGAGTTGACGCCTACAACTATGGTTTCACATCCACT TTGTTCATCATTATCTCCTGCACCATCGCAGTAGGGACAAACCTCAGCCAGTTCATCTGCATTGGCAGGTTCACAGCTGTATCTTTCCAAGTCCTTGGACACATGAAGACTATTCTGGTACTGGCCTTAGGTTTCGTTTTCTTCAGAAAAGAAGGTGTCAATTTACAAGTGATTCTGGGCATGACCATTGCAATAGCGGGAATGATATGGTATGGCAATGCATCTTCTAAGCCAGGAGGGAAGGAACGTCTTAGCTTACCCCTTAACCATACCCCCAAGACACAAGAGTATAATGTACTACCAGTATCCTCTGAAATGGATCAAGAAATATAG
- the LOC114422944 gene encoding small nuclear ribonucleoprotein SmD3b-like, whose translation MSRSLGIPVKLLHEASGHVVTVELKSGELYRGSMIECEDNWNCQLESITYTAKDGKTSQLEHVFIRGSKVRFMVIPDMLKNAPMFKRLDARIKGKGASLGVGRGRAVAMRAKAQAAGRGAAPGRGVPPVRR comes from the exons ATGAGCAGGAGTTTGGGAATTCCGGTGAAGCTGCTCCACGAGGCTTCGGGGCACGTGGTGACGGTGGAGCTCAAGAGCGGAGAACTCTACAGAGGAAGCATGATCGAGTGCGAGGACAACTGGAACTGTCAACTCGAGAGCATCACCTACACTGCCAAG GATGGCAAAACATCGCAACTTGAGCATGTGTTTATTCGAGGCAGCAAAGTCAG GTTTATGGTCATTCCTGACATGCTGAAGAATGCTCCTATGTTTAAGCGTTTGGATGCAAGAATCAAG GGTAAGGGTGCATCACTTGGTGTTGGTAGGGGCAGAGCAGTTGCAATGCGAGCAAAG GCTCAAGCTGCTGGGCGTGGAGCTGCGCCTGGAAGGGGTGTACCACCAGTGCGGAGGTGA